One Caretta caretta isolate rCarCar2 chromosome 24, rCarCar1.hap1, whole genome shotgun sequence genomic region harbors:
- the LOC125625866 gene encoding cathepsin S, with amino-acid sequence MKLLLCIFLASLASAATAHLHSDPTLDNHWELWKKTYGKQYSHKKEEGERRVTWEKNLKLVMLHNLEHSLGLHSYELGMNHLADMTSEEVAALLTGVKIPHPPDRNSTYRPRPGSQVPDSMDWRDKGCVTDVKNQGPCGACWAFSAVGALEAQVKLKTGNLVSLSAQNLVDCTSMYGNYGCSGGYMTQAFQYIINNDGIDSDASYPYTARNGTCHYNPATRAATCSKFVQLPYADEAALKDAVADIGPVSVTIDAKQPSFFLYRSGVYDDPRCTDHVNHGVLVIGYGTLDGKDFWLVKNSWGEYFGDKGYIRMSRNKGNHCGIASYGSYPQI; translated from the exons ATGAAGCTGTTGCTTTGTATCTTCCTGGCCTCTCTTGCTTCTGCTGCTACTGCACATCTACACTCAGACCCGACGCTGGACAACCACTGGGAGCTCTGGAAGAAAACCTATGGCAAGCAATACAGCCACAAG AAAGAGGAAGGGGAACGGCGCGTGACTTGGGAAAAGAACCTCAAGCTCGTTATGCTGCATAACCTCGAGCACTCACTGGGGCTGCATTCCTATGAGCTGGGCATGAACCACCTGGCAGACatg ACCAGCGAGGAAGTGGCTGCTTTGTTAACTGGAGTGAAAATTCCCCACCCACCTGACCGGAATTCCACCTACAGGCCGCGCCCTGGCAGCCAAGTGCCGGACTCCATGGACTGGAGGGACAAAGGATGTGTTACTGATGTGAAGAATCAG GGGCCCTGTGGCGCCTGCTGGGCTTTCAGTGCTGTCGGTGCCCTAGAAGCCCAGGTGAAACTGAAAACTGGAAACCTGGTGTCTCTCAGCGCACAGAACCTAGTCGACTGTACCAGTATGTATGGGAACTACGGCTGCAGCGGTGGATATATGACCCAGGCCTTCCAGTACATCATTAATAATGACGGCATTGATTCGGACGCTTCCTATCCATACACAGCTCGG AACGGAACGTGTCACTATAACCCTGCCACGCGAGCCGCCACCTGCTCCAAGTTCGTTCAGCTCCCGTATGCCGATGAAGCAGCCCTGAAGGATGCCGTAGCCGATATCGGACCTGTGTCCGTCACCATAGATGCGAAACAGCCTTCGTTTTTCCTGTACAGATCAG GAGTCTACGATGATCCACGTTGCACTGATCATGTGAATCATGGGGTTCTAGTTATCGGCTATGGCACCCTGGATGGGAAGGACTTTTGGCTTGTGAAAAACAG CTGGGGTGAATATTTTGGTGACAAAGGGTACATTCGAATGTCCAGGAACAAAGGAAACCACTGTGGAATTGCCAGTTATGGTTCTTATCCACAAATATAG